The genomic window GATCTGGCTCGGGGGCAGACGATTCGTTTCAGCCAAGTGTTTCAGACTGGCTTCGGCGTGTTTGGGTTGTCCCTGTTGGGCTACATTCTGTTGTTCCTGCCCTTTACCCTGCTTGTCGTGCCCATCGTGTTAGCCGGTGCGTTCACCGGGTTTGCGCCCGACGCGATGCTCGGAGCGGGCCTCATTTGTATGTTGCCGTTGATGGTTCTGATCTTTGCGTTGTTCCTGTACCTCTGGTCGTACATGTATTTTTTAGTGGACCGGGAAACGGGGCTATGGGCCGCGTTTCGCTTGGCTTTCCAACTGGGCAGCGTGAACAAGCTGAACACGGTAATCCTGCTGCTGTTGTCGATGGGACTCAGCACGGCCGGGATGTGCGCCTGCTTTGTGGGGCAAGTCGCCAGCGTGCCGGCCACGGTTTTGTTAGCCGCGGTGGCTTATTTGCAAATGACCGGCCAGCCGATCCAGTTGCCGCCCCCACCTCTGCCCCCTGCCGGTGCGGGTGCGGTTTCTTCGGAGGTTTATTCGTGAGCTCCCCGCCGACGAAACCAGAAACGACGCCGCTTTCCAGCCCCGCTCAAACGTGGCAATTGCGGACGCGGTCCCTATCGTTTGGTTCCATACCGCTGGTGATGGGGATCTTAAATGTGACTCCGGACAGTTTTTCCGATGGCGGTCGGCACCACGCGGTGGATCGCGCTGTGGACGCGGCCCTGCGGATGGAAGACGAAGGTGCGGCAATTCTGGACATCGGTGGGGAAAGCACACGACCGTATAGCGATCCGGTAGCCTGCGACGAAGAAATACAACGCATTGCACCGGTGCTTGAGCGGTTGCAGGGGCGGCTGGAGATTCCGATTTCAATCGACACGTCCAAAGCCGCGGTAGCGTGCGTGGCCCTCGAACTCGGCGCACAAATCGTCAACGATGTGACCGGCCTGGAGGGCGATCCGGCAATGCTCTCCTTGGCCGCCGACACCCAGGCCGGCGTGTGCGTGATGCACATGCAGGGTTCGCCGCAAACGATGCAGGACGATCCTCGCTACGAACATGTGACCTCCGACATCCGCCGCTATCTGTTGCAGCGGGCGCAGGCCTGTCTCGATGGCGGCATCGATCGCCAGCGAGTGTGTTTGGATCCGGGCATTGGGTTCGGCAAAACGCATCAGCACAATTTGACCCTGTTGCGTGATGCGGCCCAGTTCACCCGTCTGGGCTGGCCGATCCTGGTGGGGCACTCCCGCAAAGGATTTGTGGCTCATGTGTTGGGCGACAAACAGCGCGAGCGCGACGCGGGCACATTGGGCGTGTCCTTGGCTTTGGCTCGCGCCGGTGTCCAGGTGCTGCGGGTGCATAACGTGGCGCTGACGGTCGACGCCTTACGGTTGTTCGACGCTTCCGGAGGTTTGGCCGGAGTGGTTGAGGGAAGGCCGTTCTAAAATCCGCAGCAGAGCCTGCAAGGCACGCTCGTAGATACCCGGCGAAGTGCTCTCCCGCGGCCCGGCGACATTTAACGTCCGCGGACAACATTCGTCGAACCACTTCCAAACGGTGGGGGCAGACCAGGGTTTATCGATTCGCACCAATAGATAGGGCCGCCGCAGCCGCTGGGCCAGACGCCTCGTCAGCAGCGTGCCGCCCTTCAGCCGGCCTTCGTAGACGATCAGCGTGGCGTCGCTATCAAGGACGTTCTGTTCGGTGCGGACGGTATAGTCGCGGCTGTCGTTTTCTTCCAACTCGTACCGCGACGGCACCACCCCGTCTTCCGCCAGACGGCCGCGCGGACACCAGCCGCCGTGCGCCATTCCCAAAGCCATGGCGGCATCCAAACCGGCTCGATCGACACCGGTTTGACCTCCGGAAACCACGCGTTGGGGGCGAAAACGAAAGGACGATGAATCCGGCACAGCGGCGCAGGGGGCAAGGAGCGATGGAGAATAGGAGACGTCGCAGAATAGTTTATCAGAAGGCGAGGGCGAAAAATCGCGATGGCGAAATACCGCGAGGGCCACGCAGCACCCCGTGCTTCCGGCCGTCCCACGGTTACGACTCGGGGTGCCCCCAACGATCGCCGTGCATGGTTCGCTGGCCGACGTGTAGGTGTTCTTCCACAAATCGTGAAGTCAGGGCCTGCATGTAAATCGAACGCTGTTCATCGGAATCGAATTCCAACGGCCGATTAACCTTTAGTTCCGCGATCGACCGCCAATGATGACGTTCCATAAAGCGGATCAGACCGTCGATCAACGTCCGGATCACATCCGGTCCCTCGCGATACAAAGCGGCCGTGAGCAAAGCCGCATCGCCGCCCGCCAGCAAGGCGCGGATCAGGTCTTCCGGCGTGTGGACGCCGCCACTGACTCCCAGCGGCATGGCCGGACAGTGGCTGTGTACCTGCATGATGGCCGCAAGCGAATGACGTACCGATTGAGGTTCGGATAAGCCCCAGCAGGGTTTTAATTTCAGCGAATCCAGGCAGATATCGATGTCCGGTTCGCGTCCGAACAGCACCATTCCCTGGACACCCGATAACAGGCGACACGCCAGATGGCTGGGGCTGGTGTATTCGCGTTGCAGATTGACAAACACGGGGATCGAGATCGAATGGTTGATTTTGGCGACCGTGTCCACAATCGCATCTTCGATCTCGCGAGGGCAGTTGTAGGTGCCGGCCGGTGGATGATGCAGATTCAGTTCGATGGCGTCCGCCCCGGCGCCCTGCAGTTCCCCGGCAAAGTCCACCCAGTTGGTGGCTGTGTAACCATTTAAACTGGCGATGACCGGGATCGACATTTGGCCACTGGCTCGATTTACCAGGGCCAGGTAGACGTCCGCGTCGGTACAAAAAGACTCCATCTGCATACGTTTGGCATGCTCTAAGATCAGCCGTTCACTACGCGATAGAAAGGTGCCTTCGCGTGCATGGGCCAACAGCACCTGTTCTTCGAATAGCGATGGTAGTACCACCGCTCCCGCTCCCGCGGCCTCCATGGCCAAACGAGGGCGTTCCTGCGCCGTTAGCGGGCAGGCCCCGACGATGATCGGGGACTGGAGGACCAAACCGCCGTAATGGGTCGTGACGTCCAAGCTCATAGAACCCTCCCTTTGTGTTACCGAATTCTATTTGACTTCCGTTCCCGAGGCCAGTTTCCAAAGGGTTAAGTTTCCGGAATGATCGCCCGCCAACAGCAATTGATTGCCACTCAGAATCGACAGCGAATACACGTAATCACGAGCGCCAGCAAAATTTCGGACCTTCGAGCCATTATTGATATCGATCAGTTGCGGGACGGTTCTGCCAGCGGAAACGGCCACCTGATTCGAATCGCTGACCATCCGCACCGACGTCACTTCGTCGCTGAATCCGCCGATGCTCCGCAGGGATCGAGCCGATTCGGTGTCCCAAACCCGCATGGTCTTGTCCGCGGCTCCGGTGACCAAGCGGTGTCCATCGGCGTGCCAGGCCACCGCCAGCACGTGATGTCCGTGCCCCTCCAGGGTGAGTGGCGGGCGATCGGCGTCCAGGACGGAAACCCGCACGAGTTTATCAGCGGCGACCGAAGCGACCGAGCGACCGTCGGGGGCAAAGGCCACACCCATGATGGAATCGGAATGCAGGCCTTCGAACCGATGCTCTAGCTGGCCGTCGGCGGCCTGAAAAATCGTCAGCGTGCCATCGCGACTGGGCAAGCCGCTGCCGGCCGCGATTCGCTGTGCCGGCGAGTCGATGTCGATCGCGGTGACCCGGTCCGCAAACAACGACGTGTCGCCGCCGCCCAACGTGAGGGCCTGCCGCCAGCGCCCCAGCAAAGGCCAACTGTGCGGCTGGCCGCCCTGCGGACGATGCTCGAGGATCCTGCCCGCTGCGGTGATCGAGATCCGCTCGACCGCCCGATCGCTGTGCAGCGTCACGCAGCGCTGCAGGCCCTCGGCGCTGAACACGTGCAGCTCCTTAGCGGCGGTACCGACCACCACAAATCTGCCGTCCGGCGAGAAGGTCACGTGTGTGGTGGCGGCGAGCGGTTCGTCACGCCGGGCGAGTGCGGCGTCCAACGTCTTTTGCAGCGACGCCAAAAATTGGGACTCGGACTCCGTCATGGCGACCAACGCAGCCACCGCCGCTTCGGCACTGGCCTGAGCGTCTCGCGTGGTAGCGAGGATCTGCTCGCGTTTGGCCAATGCCTGTTGACTGCTGGACAGGGCCGCGGCTGCTTTCTTGACAGCTTCCGGCTGTTCTTCCGGTTTTTCTTCCGGCTGTTCTAGTTTGTCTAGTGCGGCTTGCTTGGCGGCCACATCGGCGACGGCTTTGTTGTGTTCCTCCAGGGCACGGGCGACCGCTTCGCTTTGCGTTTTAACAGTGGCTTGCAGCGGAGCCAGACGGGGCTTCAGGCGGTTTAGTTTCGCTTGCTGACGATTCACGTCGCGCTGGGCAAAATCAACCGCGTCCAACACAGGCTGGTACCAGTTCAGCTCGCCCTGTACAGCCGCTTGGTCTACATCCCAAATTTTGGGCAATCCCTGCGGTCCTAAACTGACCAGCCGTTTGCCGTTGCCTTGCAAAGCAAACCCGCTGACCTTGCCTCCGTGATCCAAACGTCCCACTTCGCTGCCATCGGCTGCCAACAAAACCAGCCAACGCTGTGCCAACAATGCGACCATCACGGCTCGGTCGTGAACGATGGGCGTTACCTGTTGGATGTCGTTCAGAGGCGTGAAGGTTTCGTCACGTACCCAGGGGGCCGCGGCGTCGTCGGCGGTCCGCCAAACTTCCAGCTGATGCTGGTCGTTCAAACCGGCCAAGCGGTGCTCGTCCAACCACACCCAGGGATGCCTTCCCGTGCCCAGCGTCGAAACAGCTTCGGGGTCGGGAACACCCGCGGCAAATTCCACCAGCGTTCCGTCTTGCAAAGCCACGGACAAGCGGTCTTCATCGGCAGACCAGAGCACCTGTTGCACGTCCTCGGCGACGGGCAGCGTCAGCGCGGTGGAGTCACTACGGTCGGCGTTGTAGACGATCAGTTTGTCGCTGCCGGGTTGGGCGTAAGCGATGTGGCGACCACTGGGGGAAATATGCGTCGCCGCGCCGGAGTGGTCGGAGGCGGTGGGCGCCGCGGGCGGTTGGGGACTGCCATCGAACCGCCACAGGTCCAGTTTGCGAAACCCTCCGACGGCGATCATTTGGCCGTCGCGACTAATCGCCAAAGAAGAAACAATATCCAGCGCAGAAAACGGCTCGGCCGAGGCTGCGGTCGCTGAACCCGGTTGGGCAGACGCCTCAGCGGAAGTGAGCGTTGGGCTAGGCAACTTCGGATCGCTCAGCGGATAGGAGCCCAGCGTCTGACCTTGACCGTCAAAATACCGCAGCCAAACCTGTTGTCCCAAACCGTAGGCGGCCAGCGGCGTGGTGGCGGAACTGGCGGTGGCGTAGATCGGACGCAGATTCTCCGGCAGCGGTTGCCAGTCCAGCGGGGCGGTGGACGGGGAAGCGGTCAGCGGCGCACCGGCATCGATCCAGCGGGCAATCAAATCCTGTTCATCCGGGGTCAGCGGGTGAGCCCCCATTTCGTTGTCTTCCGGCGGCATGATCGGATCTTCCGCGCCGCTGATCCGTTGCCACAACAAGCTGGCCTTGGCCTCGCCGGGTTGAATGGCCGGGCCGC from Roseimaritima ulvae includes these protein-coding regions:
- the folP gene encoding dihydropteroate synthase, coding for MSSPPTKPETTPLSSPAQTWQLRTRSLSFGSIPLVMGILNVTPDSFSDGGRHHAVDRAVDAALRMEDEGAAILDIGGESTRPYSDPVACDEEIQRIAPVLERLQGRLEIPISIDTSKAAVACVALELGAQIVNDVTGLEGDPAMLSLAADTQAGVCVMHMQGSPQTMQDDPRYEHVTSDIRRYLLQRAQACLDGGIDRQRVCLDPGIGFGKTHQHNLTLLRDAAQFTRLGWPILVGHSRKGFVAHVLGDKQRERDAGTLGVSLALARAGVQVLRVHNVALTVDALRLFDASGGLAGVVEGRPF
- a CDS encoding putative molybdenum carrier protein codes for the protein MPDSSSFRFRPQRVVSGGQTGVDRAGLDAAMALGMAHGGWCPRGRLAEDGVVPSRYELEENDSRDYTVRTEQNVLDSDATLIVYEGRLKGGTLLTRRLAQRLRRPYLLVRIDKPWSAPTVWKWFDECCPRTLNVAGPRESTSPGIYERALQALLRILERPSLNHSGQTSGSVEQP
- a CDS encoding c-type cytochrome domain-containing protein translates to MNVLTRILCTSIVGWLAVAVPAADAADAAKKFAEVPQLLRRNCIACHHAKEAEGGLDLETRQAMLRGGDSGPAIQPGEAKASLLWQRISGAEDPIMPPEDNEMGAHPLTPDEQDLIARWIDAGAPLTASPSTAPLDWQPLPENLRPIYATASSATTPLAAYGLGQQVWLRYFDGQGQTLGSYPLSDPKLPSPTLTSAEASAQPGSATAASAEPFSALDIVSSLAISRDGQMIAVGGFRKLDLWRFDGSPQPPAAPTASDHSGAATHISPSGRHIAYAQPGSDKLIVYNADRSDSTALTLPVAEDVQQVLWSADEDRLSVALQDGTLVEFAAGVPDPEAVSTLGTGRHPWVWLDEHRLAGLNDQHQLEVWRTADDAAAPWVRDETFTPLNDIQQVTPIVHDRAVMVALLAQRWLVLLAADGSEVGRLDHGGKVSGFALQGNGKRLVSLGPQGLPKIWDVDQAAVQGELNWYQPVLDAVDFAQRDVNRQQAKLNRLKPRLAPLQATVKTQSEAVARALEEHNKAVADVAAKQAALDKLEQPEEKPEEQPEAVKKAAAALSSSQQALAKREQILATTRDAQASAEAAVAALVAMTESESQFLASLQKTLDAALARRDEPLAATTHVTFSPDGRFVVVGTAAKELHVFSAEGLQRCVTLHSDRAVERISITAAGRILEHRPQGGQPHSWPLLGRWRQALTLGGGDTSLFADRVTAIDIDSPAQRIAAGSGLPSRDGTLTIFQAADGQLEHRFEGLHSDSIMGVAFAPDGRSVASVAADKLVRVSVLDADRPPLTLEGHGHHVLAVAWHADGHRLVTGAADKTMRVWDTESARSLRSIGGFSDEVTSVRMVSDSNQVAVSAGRTVPQLIDINNGSKVRNFAGARDYVYSLSILSGNQLLLAGDHSGNLTLWKLASGTEVK
- a CDS encoding beta/alpha barrel domain-containing protein; protein product: MSLDVTTHYGGLVLQSPIIVGACPLTAQERPRLAMEAAGAGAVVLPSLFEEQVLLAHAREGTFLSRSERLILEHAKRMQMESFCTDADVYLALVNRASGQMSIPVIASLNGYTATNWVDFAGELQGAGADAIELNLHHPPAGTYNCPREIEDAIVDTVAKINHSISIPVFVNLQREYTSPSHLACRLLSGVQGMVLFGREPDIDICLDSLKLKPCWGLSEPQSVRHSLAAIMQVHSHCPAMPLGVSGGVHTPEDLIRALLAGGDAALLTAALYREGPDVIRTLIDGLIRFMERHHWRSIAELKVNRPLEFDSDEQRSIYMQALTSRFVEEHLHVGQRTMHGDRWGHPES